In Balaenoptera ricei isolate mBalRic1 chromosome 4, mBalRic1.hap2, whole genome shotgun sequence, the following are encoded in one genomic region:
- the ADIPOQ gene encoding adiponectin, translating to MLLLGAVLLLLALPSHGQETIEGPEVLLPVPKGACAGWMAGIPGHPGHNGTPGRDGRDGTPGEKGEKGDPGFAGPKGDTGETGVTGVEGSRGFPGIPGRKGEPGESAYVYRSAFSVGLETRVTIPNIPIRFTKIFYNQQNHYDDTTGKFYCNIPGLYYFSYHITVYLKDVKVSLYKKDKAMLFTYDQFQDKNVDQASGSVLLYLEKGDQVWLQVYGDGENNGVYADNVHDSTFTGFLLYHDIE from the exons ATGCTGCTTCTGGGAGCTGTTCTACTGCTACTAGCCCTGCCCAGTCATGGCCAGGAAACCATTGAAGGGCCTGAAGTCCTTCTTCCCGTGCCCAAGGGGGCCTGTGCAGGGTGGATGGCGGGCATCCCAGGGCATCCTGGCCACAACGGGACCCCAGGCCGTGATGGCAGAGATGGCACCCCTGGCGAGAAGGGTGAGAAAGGAGATCCAG GTTTTGCTGGTCCTAAGGGTGACACAGGTGAAACTGGAGTGACTGGGGTTGAAGGTTCCCGAGGCTTTCCAGGAATCCCAGGCAGAAAAGGAGAACCTGGAGAAAGTGCCTATGTATACCGCTCAGCATTCAGTGTGGGACTGGAGACCCGGGTCACCATTCCCAACATTCCCATTCGCTTTACCAAGATCTTCTACAATCAGCAAAACCACTATGATGACACCACTGGCAAATTCTACTGCAACATTCCCGGGCTgtactacttctcctaccacatCACAGTTTACTTGAAGGATGTGAAGGTCAGCCTCTACAAGAAGGACAAGGCCATGCTCTTCACCTATGACCAGTTCCAGGACAAGAACGTGGACCAGGCCTCTGGCTCTGTGCTCCTCTATCTGGAGAAGGGTGACCAGGTCTGGCTCCAGGTGTATGGGGATGGAGAGAACAATGGGGTCTATGCAGATAATGTCCATGACTCCACCTTCACAGGCTTCCTTCTCTACCATGACATTGAATGA